One part of the Sporocytophaga myxococcoides DSM 11118 genome encodes these proteins:
- the mdh gene encoding malate dehydrogenase, with protein sequence MKVTVVGAGNVGATCADVLAYREIANEIVLLDIKEGFAEGKALDIWQKAPINVYDSKTVGVTNDYSRTAGSEVVVITSGLPRKPGMTRDDLISTNAGIVQSVTENVVKYSPNAIIIVVSNPLDVMTYCAHLASKLPRNKVIGMAGILDTARYRAFLADEIKCSPKEIQGMLLGGHGDTMVPLPRYTTVGGIPVTELVAKDKLDAIIERTKNGGGELVKLMGTSAWYAPGSAAAQMVEAIVKDQRRILPVCIKLEGEYGINDCYLGVPAVLGKNGIEKVIELKLNSEEMELLQTSRKHVKEVMNVLDNMPAKA encoded by the coding sequence ATGAAAGTAACAGTAGTAGGAGCAGGTAACGTTGGAGCAACCTGTGCCGATGTTTTAGCATATCGTGAGATTGCAAATGAAATCGTTCTTCTTGATATTAAAGAAGGTTTCGCAGAAGGTAAAGCGCTTGATATTTGGCAGAAAGCACCGATCAATGTTTACGATTCGAAAACAGTTGGTGTAACTAACGACTACTCCAGAACTGCTGGTTCGGAAGTGGTAGTAATCACCTCGGGTCTTCCAAGAAAACCTGGTATGACGAGAGATGATCTTATTTCTACCAATGCTGGCATCGTTCAGTCTGTTACAGAAAACGTTGTAAAATACTCTCCGAATGCGATAATCATTGTCGTTTCAAATCCTTTGGACGTAATGACATATTGCGCACACCTTGCTTCAAAACTTCCAAGAAACAAAGTGATAGGTATGGCTGGTATCCTTGATACTGCTAGATATAGAGCATTCCTCGCAGATGAGATCAAATGTTCTCCAAAAGAAATTCAAGGAATGCTTCTTGGTGGTCACGGAGATACTATGGTTCCGCTTCCTAGATATACTACTGTTGGTGGTATCCCGGTTACTGAACTTGTTGCCAAAGACAAACTGGATGCTATCATCGAAAGAACTAAAAACGGTGGTGGAGAGCTTGTGAAACTGATGGGAACATCTGCATGGTATGCTCCAGGTTCTGCAGCTGCACAAATGGTTGAGGCAATAGTGAAAGATCAGAGAAGAATTCTTCCTGTATGTATCAAACTTGAAGGTGAATACGGTATTAATGACTGCTACCTTGGTGTTCCTGCAGTTTTAGGTAAAAATGGTATCGAAAAAGTAATCGAACTTAAATTGAATAGTGAAGAAATGGAGTTACTTCAGACTTCAAGAAAACACGTAAAAGAAGTTATGAACGTGTTAGATAACATGCCTGCAAAAGCTTAA
- the tilS gene encoding tRNA lysidine(34) synthetase TilS encodes MLQRFLQFISEHQLVSESAYVLAAVSGGKDSVTMCELLHLAGINFGIAHCNFQLRGLDSDLDEQFVRKLATHYKVPFFSQRFKTETFAKDNRISIQMAARDLRYTWFRKLASENGFDSIATAHHLNDVFETILLNLTRGTGYAGLQGIQPRNGEIIRPLLFCQREEIDRFVLENNLEWREDISNASTKYYRNLIRHKVIPVLKEINPSLEQTAYESTEKIRAVANFFKSKISEIKSRALSSDGPEIRINLNIVLSEPEPAIVLTELLNEFGFTYKDSVNILNTRTTGSLYYSKTHVLNVDRQSLLLRYINNTNPAEECKISEDLNNFTFRNLSFSMNKITTDEFVVHSDRFTAHLDWSALKFPLIVRNWLPGDRFIPLGMKNFKKVSDFLIDQKTPLLIKNNTLVIISDEKIAWIVGMRIDDRFKITSNSKTALKITVNPPS; translated from the coding sequence ATGTTACAAAGATTCCTCCAATTTATCTCCGAACATCAGCTTGTCTCCGAATCCGCATATGTTTTGGCTGCTGTAAGCGGAGGTAAAGACAGTGTGACCATGTGTGAACTTTTACATTTGGCCGGAATTAACTTTGGAATAGCACACTGCAACTTCCAGTTAAGAGGATTAGACTCAGATCTGGATGAACAGTTTGTCAGAAAACTTGCAACTCACTATAAGGTTCCATTTTTTTCCCAACGATTTAAAACGGAAACATTCGCCAAAGATAACAGAATTAGCATTCAAATGGCTGCAAGAGATTTGAGATATACCTGGTTTAGAAAACTTGCTTCTGAAAATGGTTTCGATTCTATTGCCACTGCTCACCATTTGAATGATGTGTTTGAAACAATATTACTTAACCTTACAAGAGGCACCGGATATGCTGGATTGCAGGGAATACAACCCCGCAATGGAGAAATAATCAGACCACTTCTTTTTTGCCAAAGGGAGGAAATAGATCGTTTTGTTCTGGAAAATAATCTTGAATGGAGAGAAGATATTTCAAATGCCTCTACAAAATACTATAGAAATCTTATCAGACATAAAGTAATTCCGGTTCTAAAAGAAATCAATCCTAGTCTTGAACAGACGGCGTATGAAAGTACTGAAAAAATACGTGCTGTTGCAAACTTCTTCAAATCCAAGATTAGTGAAATTAAATCCAGGGCTCTTTCTTCCGATGGACCAGAGATAAGAATTAACCTGAATATTGTTCTTTCAGAACCGGAACCAGCCATTGTTTTAACCGAACTTCTGAATGAATTCGGTTTTACCTATAAGGATTCTGTAAATATTTTAAATACCAGGACTACCGGAAGTCTGTATTATTCCAAAACACATGTTTTGAATGTAGACCGGCAATCATTGTTGCTGAGGTATATAAATAACACAAATCCTGCTGAGGAATGTAAAATAAGCGAAGACCTGAATAATTTCACTTTCAGAAATCTTTCATTTTCGATGAACAAAATTACTACAGATGAGTTTGTTGTCCATTCAGATAGGTTTACAGCTCACCTTGATTGGTCTGCTTTGAAATTCCCGCTTATAGTTAGAAACTGGTTACCTGGAGATAGATTTATTCCTCTGGGAATGAAAAACTTTAAAAAAGTGAGTGATTTTTTGATTGACCAAAAAACGCCCTTGCTAATAAAAAACAATACTTTGGTTATAATCAGTGATGAAAAGATCGCCTGGATTGTAGGAATGAGAATTGATGACAGATTTAAAATTACATCAAATTCTAAAACTGCTTTAAAAATCACCGTTAATCCTCCTTCCTGA
- a CDS encoding outer membrane protein assembly factor BamD, which produces MKLGFAKSLLLGLLILLSSCSEFQRVQKSSDVNKKLEAALKYYEKKDNYKANVLLEEIMPLLKGRPEAEKAQFVFANTYFNDKQYIMSSYYFKDLYETYPRSEYAEESMYMHVKSLYMDSPAYKLDQGNTDEALQAIQMFGVKYSQSSHMEEVNKMTDELNAKTEYKAFENAKLYYKIGIYKSAVVSLGTFLDRYPSGKFAEEATFIQFQAQYNLAKHSVLRLQRERYNTALEFYYGFIDRYPESKFKKEAEELYDRITERLKNFQS; this is translated from the coding sequence ATGAAGTTAGGTTTTGCTAAAAGTCTTTTGTTGGGATTGCTGATTTTGCTGTCTTCATGCAGTGAATTTCAGCGGGTTCAAAAAAGTTCAGACGTCAACAAAAAGCTGGAGGCTGCGCTGAAATATTATGAGAAAAAGGATAATTACAAAGCCAACGTCCTTTTAGAAGAAATAATGCCTTTGTTAAAAGGCCGCCCAGAAGCTGAAAAAGCACAATTTGTATTTGCCAATACTTATTTTAATGATAAGCAATATATCATGAGCAGTTATTACTTCAAGGATTTGTATGAAACCTATCCAAGAAGTGAATATGCAGAAGAAAGCATGTATATGCATGTAAAGTCTTTATACATGGATAGTCCTGCATACAAACTTGATCAGGGAAATACCGATGAGGCGTTGCAGGCAATTCAGATGTTTGGTGTGAAATATTCTCAAAGCAGTCATATGGAAGAAGTGAACAAGATGACTGATGAATTGAATGCTAAAACAGAATACAAGGCATTTGAAAATGCAAAACTTTATTATAAAATTGGCATTTATAAATCAGCTGTTGTAAGTCTTGGAACTTTTCTAGACAGGTATCCTTCTGGTAAATTTGCAGAAGAAGCTACGTTTATACAGTTCCAGGCACAATATAATCTAGCCAAACACAGTGTATTAAGATTGCAAAGAGAAAGATATAATACAGCGCTTGAATTTTATTATGGGTTTATAGACAGATACCCAGAAAGCAAATTCAAAAAAGAGGCTGAAGAGTTATATGACAGGATTACAGAACGTTTAAAGAATTTTCAAAGCTAA
- a CDS encoding enoyl-ACP reductase FabI encodes MAYNLLKGKKGIIFGALDSNSIAWKVAEKAHEEGASFTLTNAPIAMRMGEINKLAEKCSAVVIPADATSLEDLENLFTKSLEALGGKVDFILHSIGMSPNVRKGKDYGDLNYEWFLKTIDISALSFHKIMQIAEKKDALNEGASIVALSYIAAQKAVPGYNDMAEAKAALESIARSYGLRLGPKKIRVNTVSQSPTMTTAGKGISGFDVFVDFAEKLSPLGNASAEECADYVITLFSDLTKKVTMQNLFHDGGFSCTAISDEFIQSFYNKK; translated from the coding sequence ATGGCTTACAATCTCTTAAAAGGTAAAAAGGGAATCATATTCGGAGCACTCGATAGTAATTCCATTGCATGGAAAGTTGCTGAAAAAGCACATGAAGAAGGAGCTTCATTCACTTTAACCAATGCCCCAATTGCAATGAGAATGGGAGAGATCAATAAACTAGCTGAAAAATGTAGCGCTGTGGTAATTCCAGCTGACGCTACTTCTCTGGAAGATCTTGAAAACCTTTTCACTAAATCTCTTGAAGCTTTAGGTGGTAAGGTAGATTTTATCCTTCACTCTATAGGTATGAGTCCAAACGTTCGTAAAGGCAAGGACTATGGAGATCTTAACTATGAATGGTTTCTAAAAACTATCGATATTTCAGCTCTTTCTTTTCACAAAATCATGCAAATTGCTGAGAAAAAGGATGCTTTAAATGAAGGTGCTTCAATTGTAGCTCTTAGTTATATCGCTGCACAGAAGGCTGTTCCGGGATACAATGACATGGCCGAAGCAAAAGCTGCATTAGAATCTATCGCAAGAAGTTATGGCCTAAGACTTGGACCTAAGAAAATCAGAGTAAACACAGTGTCTCAGTCTCCTACTATGACAACTGCAGGTAAAGGAATCTCAGGTTTTGACGTATTTGTAGACTTTGCAGAAAAATTATCTCCTCTTGGAAATGCTTCTGCCGAAGAGTGTGCTGATTATGTAATCACGCTATTCTCAGATCTTACAAAAAAAGTTACTATGCAAAATCTATTTCATGACGGAGGTTTTTCATGCACAGCTATCAGTGATGAATTCATCCAGTCATTTTATAATAAAAAGTAA
- the coaBC gene encoding bifunctional phosphopantothenoylcysteine decarboxylase/phosphopantothenate--cysteine ligase CoaBC, producing MMLRGKKVILGVCGSIAAYKAALLTRLLIKEGAEVQVILTPSASSFIGPLTFSTLTGKPVYDSLIRNDAGEWNNHVDLALWADLILIAPATANTIFKLAHGVCDNLLTAVYLSAKCPVMFAPAMDLDMYRHPATKSNIEKLKSYSNIIIDAEFGFLASGLEGEGRLAEPEHITDFVKRYFQENSKLAGKKILVTAGPTYEPLDPVRFIGNHSTGKMGYEIASQLDQLGASVTLVSGPTALKSPSDSVKFVKVQKAEEMFNAVMTNATDADAIILSAAVADYTPKEVALQKIKKKEGELSIELVKTKDIAAAVGANKKPDQVLVGFALETENEIQNASAKLANKNLDFIVLNSLRDDGAGFGYDTNKVTFIDRYNMVQTFELKSKKEVASDIIQELLKHLNLKKK from the coding sequence ATGATGCTTCGCGGAAAAAAAGTTATACTTGGTGTTTGCGGGAGCATTGCGGCATATAAAGCAGCTTTATTAACAAGACTATTAATAAAAGAAGGAGCAGAGGTTCAGGTAATACTGACGCCCTCTGCTTCTTCTTTTATTGGGCCACTTACATTTTCGACACTGACCGGAAAACCTGTCTATGATTCTTTAATCCGGAATGATGCAGGAGAGTGGAATAATCATGTAGATCTTGCCTTGTGGGCAGATCTTATTCTGATCGCTCCAGCCACAGCAAATACAATTTTTAAATTGGCTCATGGTGTCTGCGACAACCTCCTAACTGCAGTTTATCTTAGTGCTAAGTGTCCTGTAATGTTCGCTCCAGCAATGGATCTGGATATGTATCGACATCCGGCTACAAAGTCAAATATAGAAAAGCTTAAATCCTATAGTAATATTATTATTGATGCCGAATTTGGCTTTTTAGCAAGCGGCCTTGAAGGTGAGGGACGTTTAGCTGAGCCTGAACATATTACGGATTTTGTAAAAAGATATTTTCAGGAAAATAGCAAGCTTGCTGGAAAGAAAATATTAGTTACCGCCGGACCGACTTACGAACCACTAGATCCAGTAAGGTTTATCGGAAATCATTCAACCGGAAAAATGGGTTACGAAATTGCCAGTCAGCTTGACCAACTGGGGGCTTCTGTTACTCTGGTTTCAGGTCCTACAGCATTAAAATCTCCTTCTGATTCTGTTAAGTTTGTGAAAGTGCAAAAGGCTGAGGAAATGTTTAATGCAGTGATGACTAATGCTACAGATGCCGATGCTATTATACTTTCGGCAGCTGTTGCAGATTATACTCCGAAAGAAGTTGCATTACAGAAGATCAAAAAGAAAGAAGGGGAACTGAGCATAGAGCTTGTAAAAACCAAAGATATTGCAGCTGCTGTGGGGGCTAATAAAAAACCTGATCAGGTATTGGTTGGATTTGCCTTAGAAACCGAAAATGAGATTCAGAACGCATCAGCAAAGCTTGCAAATAAAAACCTTGATTTTATAGTACTCAATTCTTTGAGAGATGATGGAGCGGGTTTTGGATATGATACCAACAAGGTAACATTTATTGACAGATACAATATGGTGCAGACTTTTGAGTTAAAAAGTAAGAAAGAAGTTGCTTCTGATATCATCCAGGAGTTATTGAAGCATCTGAATCTCAAAAAGAAATAA
- a CDS encoding DNA-directed RNA polymerase subunit omega, producing the protein MNNKAKVTTIPSSIVTRDLEKLSAPTGNIYESLVVVAKRSRQISSKVKEELNNKLADFASTVDNLEEIFENREQIEISKFYERMPKPTNVAIDEFFEGKIHFRKPNEEK; encoded by the coding sequence ATGAACAATAAAGCAAAAGTTACTACAATTCCATCGTCAATAGTGACGAGAGATCTTGAAAAGTTATCTGCACCTACTGGAAATATCTATGAATCACTTGTAGTTGTGGCAAAAAGGTCAAGACAAATATCTTCAAAAGTAAAAGAAGAATTGAATAACAAACTGGCTGATTTTGCTTCTACAGTTGATAATCTTGAAGAAATCTTTGAAAACAGAGAGCAAATAGAGATTTCCAAGTTCTACGAAAGAATGCCAAAACCAACGAATGTGGCTATTGATGAGTTTTTCGAAGGAAAAATTCATTTCAGAAAGCCTAACGAAGAGAAATAA
- the recN gene encoding DNA repair protein RecN encodes MLKNLLIRNYVLISELELQPSSELNIVTGETGAGKSIMLGALGLLLGNRADVKVLFNEEEKCIIEGAFDISGYEIEDLFKEEDLDYETLCLVRREIAPSGKSRAFVNDTPVNLDFLKKLGQRLMDVHSQHETLMLGASSFQIGIVDAFAGNKNLLTEYKKLYKEFKDKEAELVEVTRQAEESSKQQDFNTFLLSELEEADLQSGEQEKLEEDLKLLENSEEIKSKLNQMVSILSESDQASIAVLQTVNKLFDGIVKYSPSYEKLRERFQSIVIELKDINGELEEAEQQIDYSPEKIEEKRERLSLIYKLQKKHHVNTIEELIAIQEDLENKAGANSDLFEKIETLKAALLKLEKSLREKAVKLSNQRTKVIPGIKKELELLLKEVGMPNATMHIHSDTTELGPLGIDKINFLFSANKGIAPEELKNAASGGEFSRLMLCIKYMLADKSSLPTIVFDEIDTGISGEVAFKVGKMMKQMSKNHQVIAITHLPQIAAQGSAHYFVYKDHSSKRSVSKIKELTKEDRVKEIAQMIGGEKPSETAMKNAKELLEINE; translated from the coding sequence ATGCTTAAAAATCTTTTAATCAGGAACTATGTCCTGATCAGCGAGCTGGAACTGCAACCATCATCGGAGTTAAATATTGTAACAGGTGAAACAGGAGCAGGAAAGTCAATTATGCTGGGTGCACTTGGTTTGTTGCTTGGTAACAGGGCAGATGTTAAAGTACTTTTCAATGAAGAAGAAAAATGCATCATTGAAGGTGCTTTTGATATTTCAGGATATGAGATTGAGGATCTTTTCAAAGAGGAGGATCTTGATTATGAAACACTATGTCTGGTCAGACGAGAAATAGCTCCCAGTGGCAAATCCAGAGCTTTTGTAAACGATACTCCTGTAAATCTTGATTTTCTCAAAAAGCTGGGACAAAGACTTATGGACGTACATAGTCAGCACGAAACACTCATGCTGGGAGCCTCTTCATTTCAGATTGGAATTGTTGACGCCTTTGCAGGAAATAAAAATTTGCTGACAGAGTATAAAAAGCTTTATAAAGAATTTAAGGATAAAGAAGCCGAACTTGTTGAAGTTACAAGGCAGGCAGAAGAATCTTCAAAGCAACAGGATTTTAATACTTTTCTTTTGAGTGAATTGGAAGAGGCCGATTTACAAAGTGGTGAGCAGGAAAAACTGGAAGAAGATCTTAAGCTGCTTGAAAATTCAGAAGAAATTAAAAGTAAGCTTAATCAGATGGTTAGTATTCTTTCTGAATCTGATCAGGCAAGTATTGCTGTTTTACAGACGGTTAATAAATTGTTTGATGGTATTGTTAAGTATTCTCCATCTTACGAAAAACTGCGTGAACGTTTCCAAAGCATTGTAATAGAGTTAAAAGATATCAATGGAGAGCTTGAAGAAGCTGAACAACAGATCGATTATTCACCGGAAAAAATTGAAGAGAAAAGGGAACGTCTCAGTTTAATTTACAAGCTTCAAAAGAAGCATCATGTAAATACTATAGAAGAACTTATAGCAATTCAGGAAGACCTTGAAAATAAAGCGGGTGCTAATTCAGATCTTTTTGAGAAGATTGAAACATTAAAAGCTGCATTATTAAAACTGGAAAAGAGCTTGAGGGAAAAAGCAGTTAAACTAAGCAATCAGAGAACTAAAGTAATACCAGGCATTAAGAAGGAATTGGAATTATTGCTTAAAGAGGTGGGAATGCCAAATGCTACTATGCATATTCATTCGGATACCACTGAGCTTGGTCCTTTAGGTATTGATAAAATCAATTTCTTGTTCAGTGCGAATAAGGGTATCGCACCTGAAGAACTTAAAAATGCAGCCTCAGGTGGAGAATTTTCAAGGCTTATGTTATGTATCAAATACATGCTTGCAGATAAATCATCATTGCCAACCATAGTATTTGACGAAATCGATACCGGTATTTCCGGAGAGGTAGCATTTAAGGTTGGAAAGATGATGAAGCAAATGTCTAAAAACCATCAGGTGATAGCCATTACCCATTTACCTCAGATTGCTGCACAAGGATCTGCACATTACTTTGTATATAAAGATCATTCAAGTAAAAGATCAGTTAGTAAAATAAAGGAATTGACTAAAGAGGATCGTGTAAAGGAAATTGCACAGATGATAGGAGGGGAGAAACCATCTGAAACAGCAATGAAGAATGCGAAAGAGTTATTGGAAATCAACGAATAA
- a CDS encoding DUF4835 family protein, with product MKKYLIALIFIFTNLIAFAQQGELNCTITIDAESIENSEKKDVMTQLKAAMLEFMNNKRWTTDEYKPEERINCNIIITLTGVSGQSLYEATAMITSTRPLYNTNKETMILKFLDRKFNFEYVEGSAIYYTENSFNGNLTAMLSYYAYMILAMDYDTFGKMGGTKYYEKARDIANIAQSSQAVGWDQLETNGRFSLIQNLTNTQFAPFREGLYIYHRQAMDTFMINADQSRKDIITVFDKIKTVYNINPTSVVIKNFFNAKVEEIINIYSQAAPEMRQQVVNTLRQMDPLNSDKYNRLLKL from the coding sequence ATGAAAAAGTACTTAATAGCTTTGATTTTTATATTCACAAACTTGATTGCTTTTGCTCAACAAGGTGAGTTGAATTGTACCATTACTATTGATGCTGAGAGTATTGAAAATAGTGAGAAAAAGGATGTTATGACTCAGTTGAAGGCAGCCATGCTGGAGTTTATGAATAACAAAAGGTGGACAACTGATGAATATAAACCGGAAGAGAGGATTAACTGCAACATTATTATCACTCTTACAGGGGTTTCCGGTCAAAGTCTGTACGAGGCTACGGCCATGATTACTTCCACAAGACCTTTATACAACACCAATAAAGAAACTATGATTCTCAAATTCCTGGATAGGAAGTTTAATTTTGAGTATGTAGAAGGAAGCGCAATTTATTATACTGAAAATTCTTTTAATGGTAATCTTACAGCAATGCTTTCTTATTATGCCTACATGATCCTGGCTATGGATTATGACACTTTTGGGAAAATGGGGGGAACTAAATATTATGAGAAAGCAAGAGATATTGCAAATATTGCACAATCTTCTCAGGCAGTAGGTTGGGATCAGCTGGAAACAAACGGCAGATTTTCATTAATTCAAAACCTTACCAATACTCAATTTGCGCCTTTTAGAGAGGGTTTATACATTTATCATCGCCAGGCAATGGATACCTTTATGATAAATGCAGACCAAAGCAGAAAAGATATCATCACTGTTTTTGATAAAATAAAAACAGTTTATAACATCAATCCAACTTCTGTAGTGATTAAGAATTTTTTTAATGCCAAAGTGGAGGAAATAATAAATATTTATTCCCAGGCTGCTCCGGAAATGCGTCAACAGGTGGTAAATACTCTGAGGCAGATGGATCCGCTAAATTCAGATAAATATAATCGGCTTCTTAAGCTCTGA
- a CDS encoding OstA-like protein, with translation MRYCLYLFFLLVFIPDLVNAQGKIDLVQAKELEGITVNGVNIRRLKGDVIFKQQGTYLYCDSAYQNPKNNSIEAFGNVRMNQGDTVNLTCRNLLYEGNTKKTIAKRNVVLKDKTMTLFTDVLHYDVSARRAFYPNGGTIKDEKSTLTSREGYYNLGEKIFNFRKDVRVVNPSQNFVLTTDSLDYNSYTNIAYFKGPTKIISPDGVVVTTEGEYNIMSKVTATKERSNVQSGNFDIEADNLDYDERKGNGIARGNVILKSPKDSVLILGERANYWSKRGTSKVFGNPVMKNYSGGDTLFLSADTLISLDYPEKNIKKLIAYKHTKIFRHDLQGKCDSLVYDFADSTIYFFGDPVLWSEKNQIVADSINILLVNNKVSKMNMKVNAFMASIDSLENYNQVKGKKMVAHFLENKIQKVDVNGNGESLYFALEGDTVLIGMNKVVCSDLVVRFKEAKVNTISFIKSPDAKFIPPHEILEPETRLKGFVWRGKERPSKKDVLGVRYVN, from the coding sequence ATGAGATATTGCTTATATCTGTTTTTTCTGCTGGTTTTTATTCCCGATCTGGTAAATGCCCAGGGAAAAATAGACCTAGTCCAGGCCAAAGAACTGGAAGGTATTACAGTTAATGGAGTTAACATTAGGAGATTAAAAGGGGATGTGATTTTTAAACAACAGGGAACATACCTCTATTGCGACTCTGCCTATCAGAATCCCAAAAATAACTCTATTGAGGCTTTCGGAAATGTTCGAATGAATCAGGGTGACACAGTTAATCTTACCTGTCGAAATCTTCTTTATGAAGGGAATACCAAAAAGACTATTGCTAAAAGGAATGTTGTGCTGAAAGATAAGACAATGACTCTTTTTACAGATGTTCTTCATTATGATGTTTCTGCAAGAAGGGCCTTTTATCCAAATGGCGGGACCATTAAAGATGAGAAAAGTACACTTACAAGTAGAGAAGGGTATTATAATCTAGGAGAGAAAATATTTAATTTCCGGAAAGATGTACGGGTTGTAAACCCATCTCAGAATTTTGTACTTACTACTGATAGCCTTGACTATAACTCCTATACCAATATTGCCTATTTCAAAGGTCCCACTAAAATCATTTCTCCTGATGGTGTTGTGGTTACAACAGAAGGTGAATATAATATTATGAGCAAGGTTACTGCGACGAAAGAGCGATCTAATGTACAGTCAGGTAATTTCGACATAGAGGCTGATAACCTGGATTACGACGAAAGAAAAGGTAATGGAATTGCCAGAGGAAATGTAATTTTAAAAAGCCCAAAGGACAGTGTACTTATACTTGGAGAAAGGGCAAATTACTGGAGTAAAAGAGGAACCTCTAAAGTGTTTGGAAACCCGGTAATGAAAAATTATTCTGGAGGTGATACCTTGTTTCTTTCAGCTGATACTTTAATATCCTTGGATTATCCTGAGAAAAATATTAAAAAACTGATCGCGTATAAGCATACCAAAATCTTCCGTCATGATCTTCAAGGTAAATGTGATTCATTAGTATATGATTTTGCAGATTCTACGATTTATTTTTTTGGGGATCCTGTATTATGGAGTGAAAAAAATCAGATTGTAGCAGACTCCATTAATATTCTCTTGGTAAATAATAAAGTTTCAAAGATGAATATGAAGGTTAATGCATTTATGGCCTCTATTGACAGTCTTGAAAATTATAATCAGGTAAAAGGTAAGAAAATGGTGGCTCACTTTCTGGAAAATAAAATCCAAAAAGTGGATGTGAATGGAAATGGAGAAAGTTTGTATTTCGCTCTGGAAGGAGACACGGTTTTAATAGGAATGAATAAAGTAGTTTGTAGTGATCTGGTCGTTAGATTTAAAGAAGCTAAGGTGAATACCATATCTTTTATTAAAAGTCCTGACGCGAAGTTTATTCCTCCCCATGAGATATTGGAGCCGGAAACCAGGTTAAAAGGGTTTGTCTGGAGAGGTAAAGAGAGACCATCCAAAAAGGATGTTTTAGGTGTACGGTATGTCAATTAG
- a CDS encoding sugar-binding protein, with product MQKLKLFCWVQVLVFLFSCTKPESSANSEEKSGSVTADSVGDGNYTAHKASEDIVIDGKGDEKSWEKATWAPLKYKWLGGDYTPEDFSGRYKILWNEDKIFYLVEITDEILNDQRPDPFNDWWEDDCLELFIDEDKSGGNHQFNHNAFAYHITLDYDAVDIGPDQKPHLYNKDVETKRIKNGNVYTWEVGMKVFKDTYKDGENNVPVKLSEGKKLGFAVSYNDNDTTGGRENFVGSMEIPGEDKNRGWIDAGLFGTLELVK from the coding sequence ATGCAAAAACTAAAATTATTTTGTTGGGTTCAGGTGCTGGTGTTTTTATTCTCTTGCACAAAGCCTGAATCAAGTGCTAATTCAGAAGAAAAGAGTGGTTCAGTCACAGCAGATAGTGTTGGCGATGGGAATTACACTGCTCACAAAGCTTCAGAAGATATAGTAATAGATGGTAAAGGAGATGAAAAGAGCTGGGAGAAAGCGACATGGGCTCCTCTAAAATATAAATGGCTTGGAGGAGATTACACTCCGGAAGATTTTTCTGGCAGATATAAAATTCTTTGGAATGAAGACAAAATCTTTTATTTGGTTGAAATAACAGACGAGATTCTGAATGACCAGAGACCTGATCCATTCAACGATTGGTGGGAAGATGATTGTCTGGAGTTGTTTATTGATGAAGACAAATCAGGAGGAAATCATCAGTTTAATCACAATGCTTTTGCCTATCATATAACACTGGATTATGATGCAGTAGATATTGGTCCAGACCAGAAACCACATTTGTATAATAAAGATGTAGAAACAAAGAGGATTAAGAATGGAAACGTTTATACATGGGAAGTTGGAATGAAAGTATTTAAGGATACTTACAAAGACGGAGAAAACAACGTTCCTGTAAAACTTTCAGAAGGAAAGAAATTAGGATTTGCGGTTTCTTATAACGACAACGATACAACAGGTGGCAGAGAGAATTTTGTTGGATCAATGGAAATACCAGGAGAAGATAAAAACAGAGGCTGGATTGACGCTGGCTTGTTTGGAACTCTTGAATTGGTAAAATAA